In a single window of the Anabas testudineus chromosome 19, fAnaTes1.2, whole genome shotgun sequence genome:
- the zgc:171971 gene encoding RNA_pol_Rpc4 domain-containing protein isoform X1, whose translation MTDSGDAPTVPGSSGQSSGAGMNFTVGRVLSGRVRSLSSPIPSGRLTSLRTRDLTLGGAFKKSKKTIEPNVHAVRKNKDEFKEEIHVALKKDRREKDERRRENRRRRKERPQTIQSHSIFEQGPADIVHKTGWRGGAVDLHDSTASSVCKLVKKERKHSDEEEDEILSKLQRDDFIDDPGLKNDAKLKPIQLPLCKSNSFRQSLTTTTPQSGFEDPVAGCSRTEPPKLEQPFLAELLQELSLSSREELFFMQLPDCMPGKASAQVDHSAVSTTEKHPKKDIKSEYKRPAGLQAQEAAVKEGCPVLSQFPEGFLGKLRIRRSGKMELKLGDIVMDVCEGAASSFLQQLVSVCLSDGRTGDMMVLGNVHHKLVLSPDFQALLRQATAKQQQGP comes from the exons ATGACGGACTCGGGTGATGCACCAACTGTTCCCGGCTCCTCCGGCCAAAGCAGCGGGGCAGGGATGAATTTCACCGTGGGCAGAGTACTTTCAGGCCGGGTTAGGAGTTTGTCTTCCCCTATTCCATCTGGAAGACTGACGTCCCTCAGGACCAGAGATCTGACACTGGGGGGAGCATTCAAAAAATCCAAG AAAACCATTGAGCCAAATGTCCACGCtgtcagaaaaaacaaagatga GTTTAAGGAAGAGATTCATGTGGCTCTGAAaaaggacagaagagagaaggatgagaggaggagggagaacagaaggagaaggaaagagaggcCTCAGACCATTCAGTCTCACTCCATCTTTGAGCAGGGTCCTGCTGATATTGTGCACAAAACAG GCTGGCGTGGTGGTGCTGTAGACTTGCACGACTCCACCGCCTCCTCTGTTTGTAAGCTGgtgaaaaaagagaggaaacattcagatgaggaagaagatgagATACTCAGTAAACTACAGAGAGATGAT TTCATTGATGATCCAGGTTTGAAGAACGATGCCAAGCTGAAACCCATCCAGCTGCCTCTCTGTAAGTCCAACAGCTTCAGACAGAGTCTGACCACCACAACACCACAAT CAGGTTTCGAAGATCCAGTTGCAGGCTGCAGCAGGACAGAGCCACCCAAACTGGAGCAGCCGTtcctggcagagctgctgcaggagctcagcttgtccagcagagaggagctcTTCTTTATGCAGTTACCTGATTGTATGCCAGGCAAAGCATCTGCACAGGTCGACCACTCTGCTGTATCCACTACTGAGAAACACCCCAAGAAGGATATCAAGTCTGAATACAAGAGGCCTGCAGGTCTACAAGCACAG GAGGCCGCGGTGAAGGAGGGCTGTCCTGTGCTGTCACAGTTCCCTGAAGGATTTCTAGGTAAGCTGCGGATTAGGAGGTCAGGAAAGATGGAGCTGAAGCTGGGTGACATTGTTATGGATGTCTGTGAGGGCGCTGCATCCTCCTTCCTCCAG CAactggtgtctgtgtgtctgtctgatggGCGAACTGGAGACATGATGGTGCTGGGAAACGTCCACCACAAACTGGTCTTATCTCCTGACTTCCAGGCTTTACTGAGACAAGCTACAGCAAAGCAGCAACAAGGACCCTGA
- the zgc:171971 gene encoding RNA_pol_Rpc4 domain-containing protein isoform X2: MTDSGDAPTVPGSSGQSSGAGMNFTVGRVLSGRVRSLSSPIPSGRLTSLRTRDLTLGGAFKKSKKTIEPNVHAVRKNKDEFKEEIHVALKKDRREKDERRRENRRRRKERPQTIQSHSIFEQGPADIVHKTGWRGGAVDLHDSTASSVCKLVKKERKHSDEEEDEILSKLQRDDFIDDPGLKNDAKLKPIQLPLCKSNSFRQSLTTTTPQCFEDPVAGCSRTEPPKLEQPFLAELLQELSLSSREELFFMQLPDCMPGKASAQVDHSAVSTTEKHPKKDIKSEYKRPAGLQAQEAAVKEGCPVLSQFPEGFLGKLRIRRSGKMELKLGDIVMDVCEGAASSFLQQLVSVCLSDGRTGDMMVLGNVHHKLVLSPDFQALLRQATAKQQQGP; this comes from the exons ATGACGGACTCGGGTGATGCACCAACTGTTCCCGGCTCCTCCGGCCAAAGCAGCGGGGCAGGGATGAATTTCACCGTGGGCAGAGTACTTTCAGGCCGGGTTAGGAGTTTGTCTTCCCCTATTCCATCTGGAAGACTGACGTCCCTCAGGACCAGAGATCTGACACTGGGGGGAGCATTCAAAAAATCCAAG AAAACCATTGAGCCAAATGTCCACGCtgtcagaaaaaacaaagatga GTTTAAGGAAGAGATTCATGTGGCTCTGAAaaaggacagaagagagaaggatgagaggaggagggagaacagaaggagaaggaaagagaggcCTCAGACCATTCAGTCTCACTCCATCTTTGAGCAGGGTCCTGCTGATATTGTGCACAAAACAG GCTGGCGTGGTGGTGCTGTAGACTTGCACGACTCCACCGCCTCCTCTGTTTGTAAGCTGgtgaaaaaagagaggaaacattcagatgaggaagaagatgagATACTCAGTAAACTACAGAGAGATGAT TTCATTGATGATCCAGGTTTGAAGAACGATGCCAAGCTGAAACCCATCCAGCTGCCTCTCTGTAAGTCCAACAGCTTCAGACAGAGTCTGACCACCACAACACCACAAT GTTTCGAAGATCCAGTTGCAGGCTGCAGCAGGACAGAGCCACCCAAACTGGAGCAGCCGTtcctggcagagctgctgcaggagctcagcttgtccagcagagaggagctcTTCTTTATGCAGTTACCTGATTGTATGCCAGGCAAAGCATCTGCACAGGTCGACCACTCTGCTGTATCCACTACTGAGAAACACCCCAAGAAGGATATCAAGTCTGAATACAAGAGGCCTGCAGGTCTACAAGCACAG GAGGCCGCGGTGAAGGAGGGCTGTCCTGTGCTGTCACAGTTCCCTGAAGGATTTCTAGGTAAGCTGCGGATTAGGAGGTCAGGAAAGATGGAGCTGAAGCTGGGTGACATTGTTATGGATGTCTGTGAGGGCGCTGCATCCTCCTTCCTCCAG CAactggtgtctgtgtgtctgtctgatggGCGAACTGGAGACATGATGGTGCTGGGAAACGTCCACCACAAACTGGTCTTATCTCCTGACTTCCAGGCTTTACTGAGACAAGCTACAGCAAAGCAGCAACAAGGACCCTGA
- the zgc:171971 gene encoding RNA_pol_Rpc4 domain-containing protein isoform X3: MTDSGDAPTVPGSSGQSSGAGMNFTVGRVLSGRVRSLSSPIPSGRLTSLRTRDLTLGGAFKKSKKTIEPNVHAVRKNKDEFKEEIHVALKKDRREKDERRRENRRRRKERPQTIQSHSIFEQGPADIVHKTGWRGGAVDLHDSTASSVCKLVKKERKHSDEEEDEILSKLQRDDFIDDPGLKNDAKLKPIQLPLCFEDPVAGCSRTEPPKLEQPFLAELLQELSLSSREELFFMQLPDCMPGKASAQVDHSAVSTTEKHPKKDIKSEYKRPAGLQAQEAAVKEGCPVLSQFPEGFLGKLRIRRSGKMELKLGDIVMDVCEGAASSFLQQLVSVCLSDGRTGDMMVLGNVHHKLVLSPDFQALLRQATAKQQQGP; encoded by the exons ATGACGGACTCGGGTGATGCACCAACTGTTCCCGGCTCCTCCGGCCAAAGCAGCGGGGCAGGGATGAATTTCACCGTGGGCAGAGTACTTTCAGGCCGGGTTAGGAGTTTGTCTTCCCCTATTCCATCTGGAAGACTGACGTCCCTCAGGACCAGAGATCTGACACTGGGGGGAGCATTCAAAAAATCCAAG AAAACCATTGAGCCAAATGTCCACGCtgtcagaaaaaacaaagatga GTTTAAGGAAGAGATTCATGTGGCTCTGAAaaaggacagaagagagaaggatgagaggaggagggagaacagaaggagaaggaaagagaggcCTCAGACCATTCAGTCTCACTCCATCTTTGAGCAGGGTCCTGCTGATATTGTGCACAAAACAG GCTGGCGTGGTGGTGCTGTAGACTTGCACGACTCCACCGCCTCCTCTGTTTGTAAGCTGgtgaaaaaagagaggaaacattcagatgaggaagaagatgagATACTCAGTAAACTACAGAGAGATGAT TTCATTGATGATCCAGGTTTGAAGAACGATGCCAAGCTGAAACCCATCCAGCTGCCTCTCT GTTTCGAAGATCCAGTTGCAGGCTGCAGCAGGACAGAGCCACCCAAACTGGAGCAGCCGTtcctggcagagctgctgcaggagctcagcttgtccagcagagaggagctcTTCTTTATGCAGTTACCTGATTGTATGCCAGGCAAAGCATCTGCACAGGTCGACCACTCTGCTGTATCCACTACTGAGAAACACCCCAAGAAGGATATCAAGTCTGAATACAAGAGGCCTGCAGGTCTACAAGCACAG GAGGCCGCGGTGAAGGAGGGCTGTCCTGTGCTGTCACAGTTCCCTGAAGGATTTCTAGGTAAGCTGCGGATTAGGAGGTCAGGAAAGATGGAGCTGAAGCTGGGTGACATTGTTATGGATGTCTGTGAGGGCGCTGCATCCTCCTTCCTCCAG CAactggtgtctgtgtgtctgtctgatggGCGAACTGGAGACATGATGGTGCTGGGAAACGTCCACCACAAACTGGTCTTATCTCCTGACTTCCAGGCTTTACTGAGACAAGCTACAGCAAAGCAGCAACAAGGACCCTGA
- the tfam gene encoding transcription factor A, mitochondrial, whose protein sequence is MAPFSVMTASVSLLAKSLSVLSCTSSLARCTSVLPAAYVIPVKCLTSQATGPPKRPLNGYMRYVQQQKPVITRQNPEIKSVDIIREIAQQWRMMSPEQKQPFEEASLRARVQFKLDLQNYQAQLTPAQVQQQALDKKHRMAKRKAIRKKRELTNLGKPKRPRSPFNIFMSEHFEDARGTTTQAKMKSLLEDWRNLFSHQKQVYTQLAEDDKIRYKNEMKSWEDHMVEIGREDVIRERTLSKKKTATESQATKKETKKSTAHSKTTRKATKSSPSKTIRTAKKT, encoded by the exons ATGGCTCCGTTTAGCGTAATGACTGCGAGTGTTAGCCTATTGGCTAAGTCCCTCAGCGTCTTGTCCTGCACAAGCTCTCTAGCGAG GTGTACCAGTGTCCTCCCTGCTGCATATGTCATCCCAGTGAAATGTCTAACCTCTCAGGCCACTGGCCCTCCAAAGAGACCTCTGAATGGATACATGAGATACgtgcagcagcagaagccaGTCATAACCAGACAAAATCCAG AAATTAAATCAGTGGACATCATTAGGGAGATTGCCCAGCAGTGGAGAATGATGAGCCCTGAACAGAAACAG CCATTTGAGGAGGCCTCTCTCCGAGCCAGGGTGCAGTTTAAGCTGGACCTCCAGAATTACCAAGCCCAGCTGACCCCAGCACAAGTCCAGCAACAAGCTCTGGACAAGAAGCATAGGATGGCCAAGAGAAAAGCCATCCGCAAAAAGAGG GAGTTAACCAACCTGGGTAAGCCTAAACGTCCTCGTTCTCCGTTCAATATCTTCATGTCAGAGCACTTTGAGGATGCCAGAGGAACCACCACACAG GCGAAGATGAAATCACTTTTGGAAGACTGGAGGAATCTCTTTAGCCACCAGAAACAG GTGTACACACAGTTGGCAGAGGATGACAAAATCCGCTACAAGAATGAGATGAAATCCTGGGAGGACCACATGGTGGAGATCGGACGAGAAGACGTGATCCGAGAGCGGACACTGTCTAAGAAAAAAACTGCTACTGAATCTCAAGCGACCaagaaggaaacaaagaagTCCACAGCACATTCAAAAACAACCAGGAAGGCAACAAAAAGTAGCCCCTCAAAAACTATCAGGACTGCCAAAAAGACATAG
- the ube2d1b gene encoding ubiquitin-conjugating enzyme E2 D1b, with amino-acid sequence MALKRIQKELQDLQRDPPAQCSAGPVGDDLFHWQATIMGPGDSPYQGGVFFLTIHFPTDYPFKPPKVAFTTKIYHPNINSNGSICLDILRSQWSPALTVSKVLLSICSLLCDPNPDDPLVPDIAHIYKNDKDKYNKLAKEWTQKYAM; translated from the exons ATGGCATTGAAAAGAATACAAAAG GAGCTACAGGACCTGCAGAGAGACCCTCCAGCACAGTGCTCTGCAGGACCAGTGGGGGATGAct TGTTTCACTGGCAGGCGACCATAATGGGTCCG GGTGACAGTCCTTACCAAGGAGGAGTTTTCTTTCTCACAATCCACTTCCCCACCGATTACCCATTCAAACCACCAAAG gtaGCATTTACAACAAAGATTTATCACCCAAATATCAACAGCAATGGCAGTATCTGTTTGGACATTCTACGATCACAGTGGTCTCCAGCACTTACAGTGTCTAAAG TTTTACTCTCCATATGTTCATTGCTTTGTGATCCAAACCCAGATGACCCCTTAGTTCCAGACATAGCGCACATCTACAAGAACGACAAAGACAA ATACAACAAACTAGCAAAAGAATGGACCCAGAAGTATGCCATGTGA